A part of Paenibacillus donghaensis genomic DNA contains:
- the hemB gene encoding porphobilinogen synthase: MSFPITRHRRLRGSAGIRGMVRETVLNVLDFVQPIFVTYGTGVRNEISSMPGVYHFSLDTLKAEVDEIAALGIPAVLLFGIPETKDAIGSSGFAEDGIVQEATRLIKQWYPELLVVADTCLCEFTDHGHCGMVHTHTVDGVVHGDVINDASLELLTRTAVSQAKAGADIIAPSNMMDGFVEAIRAGLDDNGFEHIPIMSYSVKYASAFYGPFREAADSAPQFGNRKTYQMDPANVREALREAESDVLEGADMLMVKPALAYLDVIRMIREQFDLPLVAYNVSGEYSMVKAAAQQGWINEQAVVLEMLTGMKRAGADIIITYFSKDAARWLRE, from the coding sequence ATGAGCTTTCCCATTACACGGCACCGCCGTCTGCGCGGATCGGCCGGAATTCGTGGCATGGTGCGCGAGACGGTGCTGAATGTGCTGGATTTTGTCCAGCCGATTTTTGTAACCTACGGTACAGGGGTCAGAAATGAGATCAGTTCCATGCCGGGCGTCTACCATTTCTCATTGGACACGCTAAAGGCGGAGGTGGACGAGATTGCCGCTCTTGGCATTCCGGCCGTGCTGCTGTTCGGAATTCCTGAGACGAAGGATGCCATCGGCTCCTCTGGTTTCGCTGAGGACGGGATTGTGCAGGAGGCTACGCGCCTGATCAAGCAGTGGTACCCTGAGCTGCTGGTGGTGGCTGACACCTGTCTGTGTGAGTTCACGGACCATGGTCATTGCGGCATGGTTCATACGCATACGGTGGATGGCGTTGTGCATGGAGATGTAATCAACGATGCTTCGCTTGAGCTGCTGACACGTACGGCGGTATCGCAGGCCAAGGCCGGAGCAGATATTATCGCACCCTCCAACATGATGGATGGATTCGTGGAGGCGATTCGCGCGGGGCTGGATGATAACGGTTTTGAGCATATTCCTATTATGTCCTATTCGGTAAAATACGCTTCGGCCTTCTATGGTCCTTTCCGTGAAGCGGCGGATTCGGCCCCCCAGTTCGGCAACCGCAAGACGTATCAGATGGACCCCGCCAATGTGCGTGAGGCCCTGCGCGAAGCGGAGTCCGATGTGCTGGAGGGTGCGGACATGCTGATGGTGAAGCCTGCACTGGCGTATCTTGACGTCATCCGCATGATCCGTGAGCAATTTGATCTGCCGCTGGTAGCCTATAATGTGAGCGGTGAATATTCGATGGTCAAAGCGGCTGCGCAGCAGGGCTGGATCAACGAGCAGGCGGTGGTGCTGGAGATGCTGACCGGGATGAAGCGGGCCGGAGCGGATATTATTATCACTTATTTCTCCAAGGATGCCGCCCGCTGGCTGCGTGAATAG
- a CDS encoding RluA family pseudouridine synthase, translated as MDGKSNGAGKGNGPVDGKSNGAGKGNGPVDGKSNGAGKGNGPGAGSGSGTGAPRAAGGRWAGRPEAGDSAARPQGAGSGSRAEGLRADGRWTGRPKPGGGAAGAHTASAGSAAEEPRVPAAAPDGGAWTRRGAWLEVMPGRAALAGGDAAEREAATDRWLLETVRMPAKLHARLRREGGVEWSGDRLRLALFPEREAGIEVLPHAKRAEVLYEDDFCLVVHKPAGMGIHPDGSGKPEATLDHLVAAHYAASGGGVAVRHIHRLDKDTTGPVLYAKNEFAQLALDEAMRDKTVSRRYAAIVQGIVPSSLKVIDAPIGRDRHHAARRRVSPGGQSALTRITGLTPLRGASLLRVQLETGRTHQIRVHLSHMGHPLFGDELYDGPGWDSVPAPSAQVRPGEEGLGGRFSPPVPRSGGYNIPAASTPPGRAGRNGQPGGPGSARQALHGESLAFTHPWTGERLDVSDPWPEDMKRLLQRLSGK; from the coding sequence GTGGACGGCAAGAGCAACGGGGCGGGCAAGGGCAACGGCCCCGTGGACGGCAAGAGCAACGGGGCGGGTAAGGGCAACGGCCCCGTGGACGGCAAGAGCAACGGGGCGGGTAAGGGAAACGGCCCCGGAGCCGGGAGCGGCTCCGGCACAGGCGCACCGCGTGCCGCGGGAGGCCGCTGGGCAGGCCGCCCGGAGGCGGGCGACAGCGCGGCCAGGCCGCAGGGAGCCGGCAGCGGCTCCCGTGCGGAGGGCCTGCGCGCCGATGGCCGCTGGACAGGCCGCCCGAAGCCGGGCGGCGGCGCGGCTGGCGCGCACACGGCTTCGGCCGGCTCCGCTGCGGAGGAGCCGCGCGTTCCGGCCGCCGCTCCAGACGGCGGCGCCTGGACCCGGCGCGGGGCATGGCTGGAGGTCATGCCCGGCAGAGCGGCCCTGGCCGGCGGAGATGCGGCCGAGCGGGAGGCAGCCACGGACCGCTGGCTGCTGGAGACGGTGCGCATGCCGGCCAAGCTGCATGCGCGGCTGCGCCGCGAAGGCGGCGTGGAATGGAGCGGCGACCGGCTGAGGCTGGCGCTCTTCCCGGAGCGGGAGGCAGGCATCGAAGTGCTGCCCCATGCCAAGCGTGCGGAGGTGCTCTATGAGGATGATTTCTGCCTCGTGGTGCACAAGCCTGCCGGGATGGGCATTCACCCGGACGGCAGCGGCAAGCCGGAGGCAACGCTGGATCACCTTGTTGCCGCACATTATGCAGCTTCCGGCGGCGGTGTGGCCGTCCGCCACATTCACCGTCTGGACAAGGACACGACGGGACCTGTCCTGTACGCCAAGAACGAATTCGCTCAGCTGGCGCTCGACGAAGCGATGCGCGACAAAACCGTCTCCCGGCGTTACGCCGCCATCGTACAAGGTATCGTGCCATCCTCGCTGAAGGTCATTGACGCTCCGATCGGCCGTGACCGGCATCATGCGGCGCGCCGCCGGGTATCGCCCGGCGGCCAGTCAGCGCTGACCCGGATCACCGGGCTTACGCCGCTGCGCGGCGCATCCCTGCTGCGGGTGCAGCTGGAGACCGGCCGCACGCACCAGATCCGCGTCCACCTGAGCCACATGGGCCATCCCCTGTTCGGGGATGAGCTGTATGATGGCCCGGGGTGGGACTCCGTGCCCGCGCCGTCCGCACAGGTGCGTCCGGGCGAAGAAGGCCTCGGCGGGCGCTTCAGCCCGCCTGTGCCACGCTCCGGCGGGTATAATATCCCCGCCGCATCGACCCCTCCCGGCCGCGCCGGAAGGAACGGGCAGCCGGGAGG
- the hemL gene encoding glutamate-1-semialdehyde 2,1-aminomutase, with protein MGDMPLARREEASRTAFDEAKQYIPGGVNSPVRAFKSVGLTPIYVDRGEGSRIYDIDGNSFIDYVCSWGPLIMGHAHPEVVRALQETVVKGTSFGAPTLLETEMAKTVVERVPSVDIVRMVNSGTEATMSAIRLARGYTGRSKILKFEGSYHGHADSLLIKAGSGVATLGLPDSPGVPEGVAANTITVPYNDLDAVKIAFERYGNELAAVIVEPIAGNMGVVLPQPGFLEGLRKVTTGYGALLIFDEVMTGFRVNRSCAQGLFGITPDLTCFGKVIGGGLPVGAYGGRREIMEQIAPTGPIYQAGTLSGNPLAMAAGLTTLRLLTPEVYDRLELLGARLEAGLKRNAQELGIPLTINRVGSMVCPFFTAGPVTDFDTARTSDLERFRRYFGGMLNQGISVPPSQFEGMFVSGVHSEQDIDDTIEGHYKALKAL; from the coding sequence ATGGGCGATATGCCATTGGCACGCCGGGAAGAAGCTTCCCGGACAGCTTTTGACGAGGCCAAGCAATATATTCCCGGCGGGGTGAACAGCCCGGTGCGGGCGTTCAAATCCGTGGGTCTGACCCCGATTTATGTGGACCGCGGCGAAGGCTCGCGTATTTATGATATCGACGGCAACAGCTTCATCGACTATGTCTGCTCATGGGGACCGCTGATTATGGGCCATGCCCATCCGGAGGTAGTCAGAGCGCTGCAGGAGACAGTGGTAAAAGGGACAAGCTTCGGCGCGCCGACCCTGCTGGAGACGGAAATGGCTAAAACGGTAGTGGAACGTGTGCCTTCCGTCGATATCGTGCGGATGGTCAATTCAGGCACGGAAGCCACGATGAGTGCGATCCGGCTGGCGCGCGGGTATACCGGACGCAGCAAAATCCTTAAATTCGAAGGCTCCTACCATGGCCATGCGGACAGCCTGCTGATCAAAGCGGGTTCAGGTGTGGCCACTTTGGGCTTGCCGGACAGTCCGGGTGTGCCTGAAGGGGTAGCGGCAAATACGATTACCGTTCCTTATAACGACCTGGATGCGGTCAAAATCGCCTTCGAGCGCTACGGCAATGAGCTGGCCGCAGTAATTGTGGAGCCGATTGCTGGCAATATGGGCGTTGTGCTGCCACAGCCAGGGTTCCTGGAGGGCTTGCGCAAGGTGACTACGGGCTACGGAGCGCTGTTGATTTTTGATGAGGTAATGACCGGGTTCCGTGTCAACCGCAGCTGTGCGCAAGGCTTGTTCGGCATTACGCCGGATCTGACCTGCTTCGGCAAGGTAATCGGCGGCGGGCTTCCGGTGGGCGCTTATGGCGGCCGCCGCGAGATTATGGAGCAGATCGCACCTACCGGGCCGATCTACCAGGCAGGCACGCTCAGCGGGAATCCGCTGGCGATGGCGGCGGGGCTGACCACGCTGCGGCTGCTCACGCCGGAGGTCTACGACCGGTTGGAGCTTCTGGGGGCGCGTCTTGAAGCAGGGCTGAAGCGCAATGCGCAGGAGCTGGGAATTCCGCTTACCATTAACCGTGTAGGTTCCATGGTATGCCCATTCTTTACCGCAGGTCCGGTAACGGACTTTGATACGGCGCGGACGAGTGATCTGGAACGGTTCCGCCGGTATTTTGGCGGAATGCTGAACCAGGGCATCAGCGTGCCGCCTTCGCAGTTCGAAGGCATGTTCGTCTCCGGTGTGCATAGCGAGCAGGATATCGATGATACGATTGAGGGACATTACAAGGCCCTCAAAGCACTATGA